The Mycolicibacterium duvalii DNA window CATCCCGGTGCCCGCGGAGTTCGGCGCGCGCAGGATGCCCTGCGACTCGTCGATGCCGGCTCGGAGTCGCCGCCCGAGACGCTCACGCGCCTGTTTCTCGTCGCAGCCGGACTGCCTCGGCCCGAAACTCAGATTCCGGTCCGCGGCCATGGGCGCCTGTATCGACTCGACATGGGCTGGCAGACACCCGAAGTCGCAGTCGAGTACGACGGCGAACAGCACTGGACCGATTCCCGCCAGCGCGCTCACGACATCGAGCGACTCGAGTTCCTCTCGCAGCAGGGCTGGACGATCGTCCGCGTCAGCTGGGCCCAGCTTCGCGACCAACCCGAACGGGTGGTCGAGCGCGTCGCGTCCGCTCTCGGTATTGCGCCGAAAGTGCAGATCTCGCACGCCTCACTCGAAGAATGCCTCCAACAAGTGCACACTCGGCGGTCGAGGCGCGGCTAGGAGGTCCCCCTAGTAGGTGTAGAAGCCCTTGCCGGTCTTCTTGCCGAGCTGGCCGGCCTCCACCATGCGCTGCAGCAGCGGCGGCGGTGCGTAGTGCGGGTCGCGGTACTCCTCGTACATCGAGTCGGCGATGAGTTTCATGGTGTCCAGACCGATCAGGTCGGCCAGGCGCAGCGGCCCCATCGGGTGCGACAGCCCGGCCACGACGGCGGTGTCGATGTCCTCGACCGTCGCGACGCCCGCCTCGGCCATCCGGATCGCCGACAGCAGGTACGGGACCAGCAGCGCGTTGACGATGAAGCCCGAGCGGTCGCCGCAGCGGACGACCTTCTTGCCGAGCACCTCGCCGGCGAACTGCTCGACCCGGGCCACCGCCTCGTCGGACGTCACCAGGGTGTTGATCACTTCGACGAGCGGCAGCACCGGCACCGGATTGAAGAAGTGCAGCCCGAGCACGCGGCTCGGATTCTTGGTCGCCGCTGCGATTTTCATGATCGGGATGCTGGAGGTGTTGGACGCGAGGACGGCGTCGGGGTCGGTGACGACCTCATCGAGCTGGGCGAAGACCTTGGCCTTGACTGCCTCGTCCTCGATGATCGCCTCGATGACGAGCTGGCGGTCGGCGAGGTCGGTCAGGTCGGTGGTGAACCGCAGCCGGCCCAGTGCGGCGTCGCGCTCGTCCTCGGAGAGCTTGCCCTTGGTGGTCGCGCGCTCCAGCGACGAGGTGATGCGATTGCGCCCCGCATTGACCAGGGTGTCACTGGGTTCGTAGACGACGACGTTCGCGCCGGCTTTCGCGCACACCTCGGCGATCCCGCTGCCCATCTGCCCCGCGCCGACGACGCCCACACGTTCCATGCTCACAAGTTCTCCTCAGTACGGCATCAGGCCCCGCCCAAATATAGGGACGGGGCCTGATGGCAGTCACCAGGGCCTACAGGCTCAGTGGAACTGGCCCTCTTCGGTCGAACCGGTCAGCGCGGTGGTCGAGCTGGTCGGGTCCACGGTGGTGGCGATCCGGTCGAAGTAGCCGGCGCCGACCTCGCGCTGGTGGCGGGTGGCGGTGTAACCGCGCTCCTCGGCGGCGAACTCGCGCTCCTGCAGGTCGACGTAGGCGCTCATCTGGTTGCGGGCGTAGCCGTAGGCCAGATCGAACATCGAGTAGTTCAGCGCGTGGAAGCCGGCCAGCGTGATGAACTGGAACTTGAAGCCCATCGCGCCGAGTTCCTTCTGGAACTTCGCGATCGTCGCGTCGTCGAGGTGCTTGCGCCAGTTGAACGACGGCGAGCAGTTGTAGGCCAGCATCTGGTCCGGGAACTCGCTCTTGACGCCCTCGGCGAACTTCTTGGCCAGCTCGAGGTCCGGAGTGCCGGTCTCCATCCAGATCAGGTCCGAGTATGGCGCGTAGGCCTTGGCGCGGGCGATGCACGGCTCGAGACCGTTCTTGATCCGGTAGAAGCCCTCGGAGGTGCGCTCGCCGGTGATGAACGGACGGTCGCGCTCGTCGACGTCGGAGGTGATCAGCGTCGCGGCCTCGGCGTCGGTGC harbors:
- a CDS encoding 3-hydroxybutyryl-CoA dehydrogenase — its product is MERVGVVGAGQMGSGIAEVCAKAGANVVVYEPSDTLVNAGRNRITSSLERATTKGKLSEDERDAALGRLRFTTDLTDLADRQLVIEAIIEDEAVKAKVFAQLDEVVTDPDAVLASNTSSIPIMKIAAATKNPSRVLGLHFFNPVPVLPLVEVINTLVTSDEAVARVEQFAGEVLGKKVVRCGDRSGFIVNALLVPYLLSAIRMAEAGVATVEDIDTAVVAGLSHPMGPLRLADLIGLDTMKLIADSMYEEYRDPHYAPPPLLQRMVEAGQLGKKTGKGFYTY